In Archangium violaceum, the following are encoded in one genomic region:
- the fusA gene encoding elongation factor G: MASQVPIEKVRNIGISAHIDSGKTTLSERILFYTGRIHEIHEVRGKDGVGAKMDSMDLEREKGITIQSAATYAMWGEYNINLIDTPGHVDFTIEVERSLRVLDGAILVLCSVSGVQSQSITVDRQMKRYKVPRIAFVNKMDRAGANYERVAAQLKEKLSHHPVRLQVPIGAEDRFQGLVDLIQMKAFYFDGESGETIREEAIPADLVEKAKADRLEMIEKVAEVDDELGELFLADAAISNEQLMAAIRRATIALKMTPVMCGSAYKNKGVQLLLNAICSFLPNPAEVTNEALDQKNAEAKVILESNPDKPFVGLAFKLEDGRYGQLTYMRIYQGKVSKGDFIVNQANQKRVKVPRLVRMHSNEMNDINDARAGDIVALFGVECASGDTFTDGTVQYTMTSMFVPDAVISLAVSPKNRDAQANFSKALNRFTKEDPTFRVNRDEESGQTIIKGMGELHLEIYIERMKREYNCEVVAGKPQVAYRETISQKGEFYYTHKKQTGGSGQFARVCGYVEPLPADAVQQYEFVDDIVGGSIPREFIPACDKGFQEAIKKGSLIGFPVVGVRVVINDGAFHAVDSSEQAFKTAAIMGFREGYSAAKPIILEPMMKVEVQAPEDFQGSVVGQINQRRGTILESSTAEGYVTVVAEVPLNTMFGYSTDLRSATQGKGEYTMEFAKYSPVPRNEAEALMAQYKEKLAAEQAARK, from the coding sequence GTGGCCTCCCAAGTTCCCATCGAAAAGGTTCGTAACATCGGTATCTCCGCCCACATCGACTCGGGCAAGACGACGCTCTCCGAGCGCATCCTCTTCTATACGGGCCGCATCCACGAGATCCACGAGGTCCGTGGCAAGGACGGCGTCGGCGCGAAGATGGACTCGATGGATCTGGAGCGTGAGAAGGGCATCACGATCCAGTCTGCCGCCACCTACGCCATGTGGGGCGAGTACAACATCAACCTGATCGACACCCCGGGACACGTGGACTTCACCATCGAGGTGGAGCGCTCCCTGCGCGTGCTCGACGGCGCCATCCTCGTCCTCTGCTCGGTGTCCGGCGTTCAGTCCCAGTCCATCACGGTGGACCGGCAGATGAAGCGCTACAAGGTTCCCCGCATCGCGTTCGTCAACAAGATGGACCGCGCGGGCGCCAACTACGAGCGCGTGGCCGCCCAGCTCAAGGAGAAGCTGAGCCACCACCCGGTGCGCCTCCAGGTTCCGATCGGCGCCGAGGACCGCTTCCAGGGCCTCGTCGACCTCATCCAGATGAAGGCCTTCTACTTCGACGGTGAGAGCGGCGAGACCATCCGCGAGGAGGCCATCCCCGCCGACCTGGTCGAGAAGGCCAAGGCCGACCGTCTGGAGATGATCGAGAAGGTCGCCGAGGTGGACGACGAGCTGGGTGAGCTGTTCCTGGCCGACGCCGCCATCAGCAACGAGCAGCTCATGGCCGCCATCCGCCGCGCCACCATCGCGCTGAAGATGACGCCCGTCATGTGCGGCTCCGCCTACAAGAACAAGGGCGTGCAGCTGCTGCTCAACGCCATCTGCTCGTTCCTGCCCAACCCGGCCGAGGTCACCAACGAGGCCCTGGATCAGAAGAACGCCGAGGCGAAGGTCATCCTCGAGTCCAACCCGGACAAGCCCTTCGTGGGCCTGGCGTTCAAGCTGGAAGACGGTCGCTACGGTCAGCTGACCTACATGCGCATCTACCAGGGCAAGGTGAGCAAGGGTGACTTCATCGTCAACCAGGCCAACCAGAAGAGGGTCAAGGTCCCGCGCCTCGTCCGCATGCACTCGAACGAGATGAACGACATCAACGACGCGCGTGCCGGTGACATCGTCGCCCTGTTCGGCGTCGAGTGCGCCTCCGGCGACACGTTCACCGACGGCACCGTGCAGTACACGATGACGTCCATGTTCGTGCCGGACGCCGTCATCTCGCTCGCGGTGAGCCCGAAGAACCGCGACGCCCAGGCCAACTTCTCCAAGGCCCTCAACCGCTTCACCAAGGAGGATCCGACCTTCCGCGTGAACCGTGACGAGGAGTCCGGCCAGACGATCATCAAGGGCATGGGCGAGCTGCACCTGGAGATCTACATCGAGCGCATGAAGCGCGAGTACAACTGCGAGGTGGTGGCCGGCAAGCCGCAGGTGGCCTACCGCGAGACCATCTCCCAGAAGGGCGAGTTCTACTACACGCACAAGAAGCAGACCGGTGGTTCCGGTCAGTTCGCGCGCGTGTGCGGCTACGTGGAGCCCCTGCCGGCCGACGCCGTGCAGCAGTACGAGTTCGTGGACGACATCGTGGGCGGCTCCATCCCCCGCGAGTTCATCCCCGCGTGCGACAAGGGCTTCCAGGAGGCCATCAAGAAGGGCTCGCTCATCGGCTTCCCCGTGGTGGGTGTGCGCGTGGTCATCAACGACGGCGCCTTCCACGCGGTGGACTCGTCCGAGCAGGCCTTCAAGACCGCCGCCATCATGGGCTTCCGCGAGGGCTACTCGGCCGCCAAGCCGATCATCCTCGAGCCGATGATGAAGGTGGAGGTCCAGGCTCCCGAGGACTTCCAGGGCTCGGTGGTCGGACAGATCAACCAGCGCCGTGGCACCATCCTCGAGTCCAGCACGGCCGAGGGTTACGTGACGGTGGTGGCCGAGGTGCCGCTGAACACCATGTTCGGCTACTCCACGGACCTGCGCTCGGCGACCCAGGGCAAGGGCGAGTACACGATGGAGTTCGCCAAGTACTCCCCGGTGCCGCGCAATGAGGCCGAGGCTCTCATGGCGCAGTACAAGGAGAAGCTGGCGGCCGAGCAGGCGGCGCGTAAGTAG
- a CDS encoding pseudouridine synthase — translation MPPRKPPARRPPSSPSKHVHPGRWEGKAKPDWLSRALARAGVLPQEEAEEAIQAGRVSVNGRVVKQPLAPVPQGASVRVDGLPVSLETPTRVLVFHKPAELLTSTVGQHGVGTVYEVLLPQLPPELAGFTWHAVGRLDRGTTGLLLFTNDDKLVTHVTSPETHLTKRYVATVFSEANEERVEPLRRGVQLEDGPARPAKVRVRDAHTVEVTVTEGRNHQVKRMLGAVGLPVRALHREAVGGVELDVPEGSFRLLTDTEVSEGLRYAQSPLPPGEGQGEGT, via the coding sequence ATGCCCCCTCGCAAGCCCCCAGCCCGCCGCCCCCCCTCTTCCCCCTCCAAGCACGTCCACCCCGGACGATGGGAGGGCAAGGCGAAACCAGACTGGCTCTCGCGCGCGCTCGCGCGGGCCGGGGTGCTTCCTCAAGAGGAGGCGGAGGAGGCCATCCAGGCTGGCCGGGTCTCGGTGAACGGGCGGGTGGTGAAGCAACCCCTCGCCCCGGTGCCCCAGGGGGCCAGCGTGCGCGTGGACGGGCTGCCCGTGTCACTCGAGACCCCTACCCGGGTGCTGGTCTTCCACAAACCGGCGGAGCTGCTCACCTCCACGGTGGGCCAGCACGGGGTGGGCACTGTCTACGAGGTGCTCCTGCCCCAGTTGCCACCGGAGCTGGCCGGCTTCACGTGGCACGCGGTGGGCCGGTTGGACCGGGGCACCACCGGGCTGCTCCTCTTCACCAATGACGACAAGCTGGTGACGCACGTCACGTCGCCCGAGACGCACCTGACCAAGCGCTACGTGGCCACGGTCTTCAGCGAGGCGAACGAGGAGCGGGTGGAGCCGCTGCGCCGGGGAGTGCAGTTGGAGGACGGTCCAGCCCGGCCGGCGAAGGTGCGGGTCCGCGACGCGCACACGGTGGAGGTGACCGTGACCGAGGGCCGCAACCACCAGGTGAAGCGGATGCTGGGGGCGGTGGGGTTGCCTGTACGCGCCCTGCATCGCGAGGCCGTGGGCGGCGTGGAGCTGGACGTGCCCGAGGGCTCCTTCCGGCTCCTCACCGACACCGAGGTCTCCGAGGGTCTCCGCTACGCCCAATCCCCTCTCCCTCCGGGAGAGGGTCAGGGTGAGGGTACCTGA
- a CDS encoding SRPBCC family protein, whose amino-acid sequence MLKKILLGVVVVLVAFSGFIATRPSAFKIERSTTVSAPADVVYALVADFRYMKDWSPFMKPDPARKDTYAGTPAAVGHSLAWVSSAEANEGKMTIVSVHPPEQLTLELEFIKPFAATNETVFHFKQAGNDTTVTWVMTGQNNFMSKAFCLFMDMDKMVGSDFEAGLATLKSLAEAKAAAQAAAGAAPSTAVADNTAK is encoded by the coding sequence ATGCTCAAGAAAATCCTGCTCGGTGTCGTCGTTGTCCTCGTCGCGTTCAGCGGCTTCATCGCAACGCGTCCGTCCGCCTTCAAGATCGAGCGCTCCACCACGGTGAGCGCGCCAGCCGACGTGGTGTACGCGCTCGTGGCCGACTTCCGCTACATGAAGGACTGGTCGCCGTTCATGAAGCCCGATCCCGCCCGGAAGGACACCTACGCCGGCACTCCCGCCGCGGTGGGCCACTCGCTCGCCTGGGTCAGCAGTGCCGAGGCCAACGAGGGCAAGATGACGATCGTCTCGGTCCACCCGCCCGAGCAACTCACCCTCGAGCTCGAGTTCATCAAGCCGTTCGCGGCCACCAACGAGACGGTCTTTCACTTCAAGCAGGCCGGGAACGACACCACGGTCACGTGGGTGATGACCGGCCAGAACAACTTCATGAGCAAGGCGTTCTGCCTGTTCATGGACATGGACAAGATGGTGGGCTCGGACTTCGAGGCGGGACTCGCCACGCTGAAGAGCCTCGCCGAGGCGAAGGCGGCGGCGCAGGCCGCCGCGGGCGCTGCTCCAAGCACTGCGGTGGCGGACAACACGGCGAAGTAG
- a CDS encoding DUF1028 domain-containing protein, with translation MVRSILLLILLAVPALAAEPAPVPKRPVHTYSIVARDPETGELGVAVQSHWFSVGSTVPWAEAGVGAVATQSFVDPTYGKLGLDLMRAGRGAPEALAGLLAADSASQVRQVAMIDAKGKVSAHTGEKCIAAAGHIVGENFSVQANMMEKDTVWPAMAKAFREAKGDLAERMLAALEAAEAQGGDIRGRQSAALIVVSGKSTGRPWADRRFDLRVDDNPLPLKELRRLVTLQRAYNLMNEGDLAVERNETDAALKAYSAAEALAPGNAEMVFWHAVSLVNVGKVDEAVPLLQKTYKMDARWKELLRRLPKAGLIPDDPKLLSKLLGTAR, from the coding sequence GTGGTGCGTTCCATCCTGCTGCTCATCCTGCTCGCGGTGCCGGCGCTCGCCGCCGAGCCCGCTCCCGTTCCCAAGCGGCCCGTCCACACCTACTCCATCGTGGCGCGTGACCCCGAGACGGGGGAACTGGGTGTGGCGGTGCAGTCGCACTGGTTCTCCGTAGGCTCGACGGTGCCCTGGGCGGAGGCGGGCGTGGGGGCGGTGGCGACCCAGTCCTTCGTGGATCCGACCTACGGGAAGCTCGGGTTGGACCTGATGCGCGCGGGCCGGGGCGCCCCCGAGGCCCTGGCGGGGCTGCTGGCGGCGGACTCCGCGAGCCAGGTGCGGCAGGTGGCGATGATCGACGCGAAGGGCAAGGTGTCGGCCCATACGGGGGAGAAGTGCATCGCCGCCGCGGGCCACATCGTGGGGGAGAACTTCTCCGTGCAGGCCAACATGATGGAGAAGGACACCGTGTGGCCGGCGATGGCCAAGGCCTTCCGGGAGGCGAAGGGCGACCTGGCGGAGCGGATGTTGGCGGCGCTCGAGGCGGCGGAGGCGCAGGGGGGCGACATCCGGGGCCGGCAGTCCGCGGCGCTCATCGTGGTGTCGGGCAAGTCGACGGGGCGTCCCTGGGCGGACCGCCGGTTCGACCTGCGGGTGGACGACAACCCCCTGCCGCTGAAGGAGCTGCGCCGGCTGGTGACCCTGCAGCGGGCCTACAACCTGATGAACGAGGGGGACCTGGCCGTCGAGCGCAACGAGACGGACGCGGCGCTGAAGGCGTACTCGGCGGCGGAGGCGTTGGCGCCGGGGAACGCGGAGATGGTGTTCTGGCACGCGGTGTCGCTCGTCAACGTGGGGAAGGTGGACGAGGCGGTGCCGCTCCTCCAGAAGACGTACAAGATGGACGCGCGCTGGAAGGAACTGCTGAGGAGGCTGCCGAAGGCGGGGCTGATTCCGGACGACCCGAAGCTGCTATCGAAGCTCCTGGGGACCGCGCGCTGA
- a CDS encoding RNA methyltransferase → MPLPIRLVLLRPRNAENLGAAARAMKNCGLSEWTWVHPEAEDLAPARRLAVHAEDVLEAAGRADSLDAAVADCVWVVGTSSRKVEGKRRLSPRAVAEEMVQRAAQGPVALVFGDERSGLTNVEVERCHDLSAVPTAPEQPSINLAQAVLLYSYELRMASLAASPPPAAPLPVAATDTELAQVESALEQALVAGKFLVDENPQGRTGLRDLFAPLRRSRLTRKEARLWLAALHTLAKRLRSGDAGG, encoded by the coding sequence ATGCCCCTGCCCATCCGACTGGTGCTGCTACGCCCGCGCAACGCGGAGAACCTCGGTGCCGCCGCCCGTGCCATGAAGAACTGCGGGCTGTCCGAGTGGACCTGGGTCCACCCCGAGGCCGAGGACCTCGCTCCCGCGCGCCGGCTCGCCGTCCACGCCGAGGACGTGCTGGAGGCCGCTGGCCGCGCGGACTCGCTCGACGCCGCCGTAGCCGACTGCGTCTGGGTGGTGGGCACCAGCTCGCGCAAGGTCGAGGGCAAGCGGCGGCTGTCCCCTCGAGCCGTGGCCGAGGAGATGGTGCAACGCGCCGCCCAGGGACCCGTGGCCCTCGTCTTCGGGGATGAGCGCAGCGGGCTCACCAATGTCGAGGTCGAGCGCTGCCACGACCTGTCCGCCGTCCCCACCGCCCCCGAGCAACCCTCCATCAACCTCGCCCAGGCCGTGCTGCTGTACTCCTATGAGCTCCGCATGGCCTCGCTGGCCGCCTCGCCTCCTCCGGCCGCTCCCCTCCCCGTGGCCGCCACGGACACCGAGCTGGCCCAGGTGGAGTCCGCTCTGGAGCAGGCGCTCGTCGCCGGGAAGTTCCTCGTGGATGAGAACCCCCAGGGGCGCACCGGGCTCCGAGACCTGTTCGCCCCGCTCCGCCGCTCCCGGCTCACGCGCAAGGAGGCGCGGTTGTGGCTCGCCGCCCTGCACACCCTGGCGAAACGGCTTCGCTCGGGTGACGCGGGGGGATGA
- a CDS encoding Ig-like domain-containing alpha-2-macroglobulin family protein codes for MGPRSVPIPKPPRAGRACWLLAALLVGALAGCKKDESKSTPQPSTPASTPGASASGPSTPSAPPSAESLAPVIRELGSEGMVPREVVLEFPRAVAPEDNEVRKGTVVTVTPDVPGSLTFRGGSTLVFTPRDSFAFKTDYTVSLDALELGDGTVVKPKASGEWSRTFTTPAFTFLRLSPRQMDVKKGKVETDLVFSGPVDIATVRRFAAFSVDGKALSDVKLRTLPTDRNTVVAALGGASLKPGSEVRFSLKPGLTSTVRNGGTAPAGEGSFKLLVGKRLDITNAYVQEGATGHYIEVRCREVDGDAARSEEEGEEDYDYYGGSGNRCSLDDDVAAEAIHFNPAVKLSVSPSRWGFRVFGDFKRGSYAMRIDAGAVSTTGGTLLSTYERSFSISARSPQLSFGTTGRYLPRSAWRNLPLNHLNLDAVDIVVRHVPQENLLFWMSSDGQEAADERTSNVLLRKRLPVQGAQDTLATTWLDVGSLVPASTKGLVEITASGNAGKSAASRILLTDLSLVAKRGLAPRGSDAKEEVWVWALGMETTEPLSGVEVSLVKKSGQVVTRCTTGGADGCKLTVPAPGVDTAEPFALLARKGDEFTYLKYSELKTEIANSDVQGEPYRSDRPYRASLYSDRGVYRPGDTAHVVALLRGQDDVAPPAGMPVELKVVDPRERDLKKVTLKTNEAGLVSLDVPFEAYQDTGAYRVVLSVADKQVAAYGLNVEEFVPERMKVTARAEKPGYLQGEEVPLTVEAAYLFGGSAESSPVEVTCRLVPSVFSPKDNAQYAYGVWRPEGSEVKATVLGQVKGELDAKGRTLVRCPAQQDAGGFKGPARLVAQASVFEAGSGRSTQGEATVPVHPEAYYVGLQANVDKVKAGQPFTVTGVVVDWQGTPYGKAVKPLEVEYLRLDEEYGYFYDEESGEERYQRHLRPVREGRTTAKPEGGKFSFQVTPSTDAAGYVVRVKSGAAQTDLQLEGNGRYYWSDESSSRVDQTPRPARPTSLAVELPGSAKVGDSITVKVKAPYRGRMLFTAETDGVQAAEWKAVEPGEVSWSFKPSAFAPNVYVSAFLVKDPHLESAQAFMPDRAFGVASMTLEPVDYVQSVTLNVPKEVRSNDNLPVDLELGSVEPGTFATVAVVDEGILSLTRFQSPDPLQTLFTKRALGVQTYETLGWTLLIPPAGASRSTGGDEGGDASGRVQPVKPVALWSGVLPVPSNGKLRVPFKLPQYRGAVRVMVVTSGPKRIGHASAQVLVRDPLVLQTTLPRFLSQGDEIQIPVFVTNLSGKPQDVKVSLSAENLAVPGMAMPASMASPLQLLGKSEGKVRLEDGKAATLVFQAKAVQAVGAARLKVTAEGGGHTSFEQLDVPFLPSGPRERKVQRIELAAGTLDLSQYLEGWLPTSERSTIWVTTNPYAESFQHLSYLVRYPYGCIEQTTSSTRPLLYVSELIDSVDPTLTASAKLEDMVMSGVNRVLSMQTPSGGFSYWPGATEPVEWGSAYATHMLLDAQKRKYAVPQDRIDSAIEWMNQQVSRREGRSGSGSYNDGSEAYMHYVLAMAGKGHKARVQKLIDQLGSQKFYSNSQRAEQDFMLKAALYLAGDRRYEKDLRNPDISVVADERWNGWSFYSDRRRRGFMLSTFQDLFGDDPAGEPLAQRVAEALKEPHSGYYTTQELVWGITGLGKRVTGAASKFSPPVLTADGKEVATKDGVKQRASDRTWALVRASERKGLNLKVPEKGEGKLYLVLASEGVRADGQYRVGGEGLTLERSYRNLEGDTLDVQGSGPVNLADLVYVQVRIKNTSGERIQNIALVDRLPAGWEIENARLGRGGQVEWASSEEQWSADYVNIRDDRVEVFGSLDAGETKTVVYAVRAVTSGKFTLPPVEAEAMYDPRIWAREAGGTVEVSGPWADFLL; via the coding sequence ATGGGTCCGCGGTCTGTCCCGATCCCGAAGCCGCCCCGCGCGGGCAGGGCATGTTGGTTGTTGGCGGCACTGTTGGTGGGGGCGCTCGCCGGCTGCAAGAAGGATGAGTCCAAGAGCACCCCGCAGCCGTCCACTCCGGCCTCCACCCCGGGTGCGTCGGCCAGCGGCCCGTCCACGCCGAGCGCCCCTCCCTCGGCCGAGTCCCTCGCTCCCGTCATCCGCGAGCTCGGCTCCGAGGGCATGGTGCCGCGCGAGGTGGTGCTCGAGTTCCCCCGCGCGGTGGCTCCCGAGGACAACGAGGTGCGCAAGGGCACCGTCGTCACCGTGACGCCGGACGTGCCGGGCTCGCTGACCTTCCGCGGCGGCTCCACGCTCGTCTTCACCCCGCGCGACAGCTTCGCCTTCAAGACCGATTACACCGTCTCCCTCGACGCGCTGGAGCTGGGCGACGGCACCGTGGTGAAGCCCAAGGCCTCGGGGGAGTGGAGCCGCACCTTCACCACGCCCGCCTTCACCTTCCTGCGCCTGTCTCCCCGGCAGATGGACGTGAAGAAGGGCAAGGTGGAGACGGACCTCGTCTTCTCCGGCCCCGTGGACATTGCCACCGTGCGCCGCTTCGCCGCCTTCTCCGTGGACGGCAAGGCGCTGTCCGACGTGAAGCTGCGCACGTTGCCCACCGACCGGAACACCGTCGTCGCCGCGCTCGGCGGCGCGAGCCTCAAGCCGGGCTCCGAGGTGCGCTTCTCCCTCAAGCCGGGCTTGACCTCCACCGTCCGCAATGGGGGCACCGCTCCCGCCGGGGAGGGCTCCTTCAAGCTGCTCGTGGGCAAGCGCCTCGACATCACCAATGCCTACGTGCAGGAGGGCGCCACCGGTCACTACATCGAGGTCCGTTGCCGCGAGGTGGACGGCGACGCGGCGCGCAGCGAGGAGGAGGGCGAGGAGGACTACGACTACTACGGCGGCAGCGGGAACCGGTGCAGCCTGGATGACGACGTGGCCGCGGAGGCCATCCACTTCAACCCTGCGGTGAAGCTCTCCGTGTCGCCCTCGCGCTGGGGCTTCCGCGTCTTCGGTGACTTCAAGCGCGGCTCCTACGCCATGCGCATCGACGCGGGCGCCGTGTCGACGACGGGGGGCACCCTGCTGTCCACCTACGAGCGCTCCTTCTCCATCTCCGCGCGCAGCCCGCAGCTCAGCTTCGGCACCACCGGCCGCTACCTGCCGCGCAGCGCTTGGCGCAACCTGCCCCTCAACCACCTCAACCTGGATGCGGTGGACATCGTCGTGCGGCACGTGCCCCAGGAGAACCTCCTCTTCTGGATGAGCTCGGACGGCCAGGAGGCCGCCGACGAGCGCACCTCCAATGTGCTGCTGCGCAAGCGGCTCCCGGTGCAGGGCGCCCAGGACACGCTGGCCACCACCTGGCTCGACGTGGGCAGCCTCGTGCCCGCCAGCACCAAGGGGCTGGTGGAGATCACCGCCTCGGGCAACGCGGGAAAGTCGGCGGCCTCGCGCATCCTCCTCACGGACCTGAGCCTCGTGGCCAAGCGCGGTCTCGCGCCCAGGGGCTCGGACGCGAAGGAGGAGGTCTGGGTCTGGGCGCTCGGCATGGAGACCACCGAGCCGCTGTCCGGCGTCGAGGTGTCCCTGGTGAAGAAGAGCGGCCAGGTGGTGACCCGCTGCACTACCGGTGGCGCCGACGGCTGCAAGCTGACCGTCCCCGCTCCGGGTGTGGACACCGCCGAGCCCTTCGCCCTGCTCGCGCGCAAGGGCGACGAGTTCACCTACCTCAAGTACAGCGAGCTGAAGACGGAGATCGCCAACTCGGACGTGCAGGGCGAGCCGTACCGCTCGGACAGGCCGTACCGGGCCTCCCTGTACTCGGACCGGGGCGTGTACCGCCCGGGTGACACCGCGCACGTGGTGGCGCTGCTGCGCGGCCAGGACGACGTGGCGCCGCCGGCGGGCATGCCAGTGGAGCTGAAGGTGGTGGACCCCCGCGAGCGCGACCTGAAGAAGGTGACGCTGAAGACGAACGAGGCGGGCCTGGTGTCGCTGGACGTGCCCTTCGAGGCCTACCAGGACACGGGCGCCTACCGCGTGGTGCTGAGCGTGGCCGACAAGCAGGTGGCCGCGTATGGCCTCAACGTGGAGGAGTTCGTCCCCGAGCGCATGAAGGTGACGGCGCGCGCCGAGAAGCCCGGCTACCTGCAGGGGGAGGAGGTACCGCTGACGGTGGAGGCCGCGTACCTCTTCGGCGGCTCGGCGGAGAGCAGCCCGGTGGAGGTGACGTGCCGGCTGGTGCCGTCCGTCTTCAGCCCGAAGGACAATGCCCAGTACGCCTACGGCGTGTGGCGTCCGGAGGGCTCGGAGGTGAAGGCCACCGTGCTGGGGCAGGTGAAGGGCGAGCTGGACGCGAAGGGCCGCACGCTGGTGCGCTGCCCGGCCCAGCAGGACGCGGGCGGCTTCAAGGGCCCGGCGAGGCTGGTGGCCCAGGCCAGCGTCTTCGAGGCCGGCAGTGGCCGCTCCACGCAGGGCGAGGCCACCGTGCCCGTGCACCCGGAGGCGTACTACGTGGGCCTCCAGGCCAACGTGGACAAGGTGAAGGCCGGCCAGCCCTTCACCGTCACCGGCGTGGTGGTGGACTGGCAGGGCACTCCCTACGGCAAGGCGGTCAAGCCCCTCGAGGTGGAGTACCTGCGGCTGGACGAGGAATACGGCTACTTCTACGACGAGGAGTCCGGCGAGGAGCGCTACCAGCGCCACCTGCGCCCCGTGCGCGAGGGCCGCACCACCGCGAAGCCCGAGGGCGGCAAGTTCTCCTTCCAGGTGACGCCCTCCACGGACGCCGCGGGCTACGTGGTGCGCGTGAAGTCCGGCGCGGCGCAGACGGACCTGCAGCTCGAGGGCAACGGCCGCTACTACTGGTCGGATGAGTCCTCCTCGCGGGTGGACCAGACGCCCCGTCCGGCCCGGCCCACGTCGCTCGCGGTGGAGCTGCCGGGCTCGGCGAAGGTGGGGGACTCCATCACCGTGAAGGTGAAGGCGCCCTACCGTGGCCGCATGCTCTTCACCGCCGAGACCGACGGTGTGCAGGCCGCCGAGTGGAAGGCCGTGGAGCCCGGTGAGGTGTCGTGGAGCTTCAAGCCCTCGGCCTTCGCGCCCAACGTCTACGTCAGCGCCTTCCTGGTGAAGGATCCGCACCTCGAATCCGCCCAGGCCTTCATGCCGGACCGGGCCTTCGGTGTGGCCAGCATGACGCTGGAGCCGGTGGACTACGTGCAGTCCGTCACGTTGAACGTGCCCAAGGAGGTGCGCTCCAACGACAACCTCCCGGTGGACCTGGAGCTGGGCTCCGTGGAGCCGGGCACCTTCGCCACCGTGGCCGTGGTGGACGAGGGCATCCTCTCCCTCACGCGCTTCCAGAGCCCGGACCCCCTCCAGACGCTCTTCACCAAGCGGGCCCTGGGCGTGCAGACGTACGAGACGCTCGGGTGGACGCTGCTGATTCCGCCCGCGGGCGCCAGCCGCTCCACCGGTGGTGACGAGGGCGGTGACGCCTCGGGCCGTGTGCAGCCGGTGAAGCCCGTGGCCCTCTGGAGCGGCGTGCTGCCGGTGCCCTCCAACGGCAAGCTGCGCGTCCCCTTCAAGCTGCCCCAGTACCGAGGCGCGGTGCGCGTCATGGTGGTGACGAGCGGCCCCAAGCGCATCGGCCACGCCAGCGCGCAGGTGCTCGTGCGCGACCCGCTCGTGCTCCAGACGACGCTGCCCCGCTTCCTCAGCCAGGGTGACGAGATTCAAATCCCCGTCTTCGTCACCAACCTCTCCGGCAAGCCGCAGGACGTGAAGGTGTCCCTCTCCGCGGAGAACCTCGCGGTGCCGGGCATGGCCATGCCCGCGTCCATGGCCTCACCGCTGCAACTGCTCGGCAAGAGCGAGGGCAAGGTGCGGCTGGAGGACGGCAAGGCGGCCACGCTCGTCTTCCAGGCCAAGGCGGTGCAGGCCGTGGGCGCCGCCCGCCTCAAGGTGACGGCCGAGGGCGGTGGACACACCTCCTTCGAGCAGCTCGACGTGCCCTTCCTCCCCTCGGGCCCGCGCGAGCGCAAGGTGCAGCGCATCGAGCTGGCCGCCGGCACGTTGGACCTGTCCCAGTACCTCGAGGGCTGGCTGCCCACCAGCGAGCGCTCGACGATCTGGGTGACCACCAACCCCTACGCCGAGTCCTTCCAGCACCTCTCGTACCTGGTGCGCTACCCGTACGGCTGCATCGAGCAGACGACGTCCTCCACCCGCCCGCTGCTCTACGTCTCCGAGCTCATCGACAGCGTGGACCCGACGCTCACCGCCAGCGCGAAGCTGGAGGACATGGTGATGTCGGGCGTGAACCGGGTGCTCTCCATGCAGACGCCCTCGGGCGGCTTCAGCTACTGGCCGGGTGCCACCGAGCCGGTGGAGTGGGGCTCCGCCTACGCCACGCACATGCTCCTGGACGCGCAGAAGCGGAAGTACGCCGTCCCGCAGGACCGCATCGACAGTGCGATCGAGTGGATGAACCAGCAGGTGTCTCGCCGCGAGGGCCGCTCCGGCTCGGGGTCCTATAACGATGGCTCCGAGGCCTACATGCACTACGTGCTGGCCATGGCCGGCAAGGGCCACAAGGCGCGCGTGCAGAAGCTCATCGATCAGCTCGGGAGCCAGAAGTTCTACAGCAACAGCCAGCGCGCCGAGCAGGACTTCATGCTCAAGGCGGCGCTGTACCTGGCGGGGGATCGCCGCTACGAGAAGGACCTGCGCAACCCGGACATCTCGGTGGTGGCGGACGAGCGGTGGAACGGCTGGTCCTTCTACTCGGACCGGCGCCGGCGCGGCTTCATGCTGAGCACGTTCCAGGACCTGTTCGGGGACGACCCGGCGGGCGAGCCGCTCGCGCAGCGCGTGGCCGAGGCCCTCAAGGAGCCGCACAGCGGCTACTACACCACGCAGGAGCTGGTCTGGGGCATCACCGGCCTGGGCAAGCGCGTGACGGGGGCTGCCTCGAAGTTCTCCCCGCCCGTGTTGACGGCGGACGGCAAGGAGGTGGCCACCAAGGACGGCGTGAAGCAGCGTGCCTCGGACCGCACGTGGGCGCTGGTGCGCGCGAGCGAGCGCAAGGGCCTCAACCTCAAGGTCCCGGAAAAGGGCGAGGGCAAGCTCTACCTGGTGCTGGCCAGCGAGGGCGTGCGCGCGGACGGGCAGTACCGCGTGGGCGGCGAGGGGCTCACCCTCGAGCGCTCCTACCGCAACCTGGAAGGCGACACGCTCGACGTGCAGGGCAGCGGTCCGGTGAACCTGGCGGACCTCGTCTACGTGCAGGTTCGCATCAAGAACACCTCGGGTGAGCGCATCCAGAACATCGCCCTGGTGGACCGGTTGCCGGCGGGCTGGGAGATCGAGAACGCGCGGCTCGGACGCGGCGGCCAGGTGGAGTGGGCCTCCAGCGAGGAGCAGTGGAGCGCGGACTACGTGAACATCCGGGACGACCGGGTGGAGGTCTTCGGCAGCCTGGACGCGGGCGAGACGAAGACGGTGGTCTACGCGGTGCGCGCGGTGACGTCCGGGAAGTTCACGCTGCCGCCGGTCGAGGCGGAGGCGATGTACGACCCGCGTATCTGGGCGCGCGAGGCGGGTGGCACCGTCGAGGTCTCCGGACCCTGGGCGGACTTCCTGCTGTAG